The following nucleotide sequence is from Candidatus Aenigmatarchaeota archaeon.
AAAAATATCATTGATTTTTTGACAAAATACAATGTTATTTAAAATAAATAAAAGACAGATTAAAAATAAAATTATGTTATATTTCATTTCTTGAACCTCTTTTTTTTGAAAAATTATTAACTAAGATAATCCCCATAAAAATACAAAATATAAACAAGATTAACGATGATGAGATTAAGGCTAAAAAAAGCATTTCTGAACATGAATATCCACAACTTTTAAAAGGTGTTGTTAATAATGCTATTAACCATGTTACTGGGGTTATTATATTAAAAATCCAACCTATAATCCAATTTAATAAATAAAATATTGAACCAATAATAATTCCAAGAATAAGATTAGATTTTTTCAAAAATTCCTCCCCCCTATTAAATATAATTAATATAGGGGTGCGCATTAATAAGCACACCCGCTAGCAGTTTATATATGACTCTAAAAACTGCTAATGTAGTTAGGAGAGTCATAAATAAAAATATTGTCCCACCAAGACCTATTGGCAAGGGAAATCCAGGTTATGAGTGGCACATTGTAGTCAGGATACTGGTATATGCAATATTGTCAGGAATTTTCACAAACAAAGGACTTGTAACACACCTGAAAAATAATCCAGAAATAGCA
It contains:
- a CDS encoding transposase produces the protein MTLKTANVVRRVINKNIVPPRPIGKGNPGYEWHIVVRILVYAILSGIFTNKGLVTHLKNNPEIARTLGLKKIPHRKSISRWKKQKWKILEMVIENLGKFIQEIIKNKLLIF